The sequence caagtggctatgagtgctttaTTCTTTCCCTTGTCGAccttcttcttgagaggacactcatttgcataacgtccttgttgttgacagttgtagcacgtcacttccttgtccgtcttctttttgaagttgtttcctctcataaatcttttgaattttcttgcgaagagtgccatatcatcatcatcatattcttctttggattggctagataaggcaatcccctttgccttgatatcttttttttttatttccttccttgtagacaattctaactcatgggtttttagggttcCATGGAGTTTATCAAGATCATAGGATGCGGTttcgcctttgttggattcaatGACCCAGTCCttttggcatcccactccttgggtaaggcgcgtatAGCTCTCCTCCACTCttgcttggttggatattgttcacCAGGTTGcgctagctcattgatgatttgagagagCCTTCTGAACATTGTATCCACATCttcattggattccatctcaaatgtctcatATTTGAGTTGTATAAGATCTATCTTTGTCTCTTTGACTTGGTTGGTTCCttcgtggcatatctccaatttgtcccaaatctctttCGCGGATGAGCACATAGAGAtctggttgtactcgttcatatctaagaaacaatgcaaaatattcatagctttagcattttgagatatcaatttcatatcctcctttgaaaactcgtccattcccttaggaattttgactccctaaacctctttcgtaggtatgtagggacctttcacagttactttccaaaggtcataatctatggattggatatatagggacattcaatTTTCCCAATATCCATAGTTTATGTCGTTGAAAAAaggaggacgattggttgattgcccttgagcataatcgctagctagatttgccatagagcctttttgaaaatattttgtaaaaaggtggctttgataccacttgttagaacctaatggggggaggATTTAGGTTAtattgacaactttagcaatttaaaacgattatgctagtacgcaagcggaagacttaaaacaatcaaatataagtgcagtaaataaaatgcgtaatgtaaataaagaaGTAAAAGgtataagagatgtttatggaagttcgacgataaatcgtctacatctccccttcttggttaagatcgattaaccaaggatccactagtacttcaacgtcttggccttgatggctccaaggatagccgtacaactcaacacgatcaccgcgccgatacaactcaaacacttggcttaagggctccaaggatagccacaacactcaTAAAATACACtaggcttcacacacaagtgtttacaaaaaccgagcaaccaactcacaaatgaacttatacaaacaaccctcgattttgaatatatatcgCACAACTATTTCTTGAAATCTTTATAGAGAGGATATTGCTTGCTAAgagagatgagagtgaattggtcTGTTCAAATGACTTGGAATgactctatttatagttgcaaGTTCggcatagattggagcttccgttcccagcatcggagcttccaaaattTTAATTCTGCGAACACGCGGTTGTCCGTAGCTTCCGTTCTACTTCCGATTGGATTCTTCTTTTCCAAGGTTCTTGAACACCCTTAATGGCAAAATCTTCACTGCAGAATTATCAATCAAAACCCTTGAGATTGTGTGACCATTCAATGTGCCTTGATATATAGAGGTCTGATATGCTTGGTCAACTCAATAGCGAGCTTTTCAATAACCACTCTCTTTGGTTTATGTGGTTCTTCTTCTATAGTCACCCCATTGCATGGTTCTTTTGAGACATCCTCCTGCATTAATTCTGCTCGACTGGCTGGCTCCTCCTTAGACTTAAACATATCAGGCAAAATTACAGATCAAGTGGAACAATCCACCGATATGGTGAATTTGCCTACTTGGAAACAAATCTGTTTCTTGATACTTGGTTCCTCATCAGACAACAAGTCATCATCCTTAAACTCTTTATCTTCAGTTTCCTTTCTACCAAATTTGCTTTTGTTTGGTATAGGAGGCCCTTCCTTGGCTCTGTGTACCATTTCTTTCTCCCTTAGAAGCCTTTTTTTTTGAGTTCTTGTGAGTGGCAAATGAAATTTTTTGTGATGCAATAACTGCCACTGTCCTTCAGGTTGCACATTTGGTGGAACAACAAATCTAGGATTATCACTTCGTAAGTTTTGAGTTACATGACCATGGTTCACCTACATGGACAATGGTCTATTAGTTTGAGAAGACACTTTTATTTGTCGGGGAACCACCTTGTTTCCCCCTGAGAATGGCCGTTTAGGATTATCGGAAGAATTCCTTGGCTTATAGGCCATGGTTCTTCCTTCATATTCCTGCACCCTATCGTTATATCTGTACCCAATAGGCTTATCTTCGTAACTCTTTGCTTTGACTTCAAATACCATAGCTTTGGGAACCCAACCTCGCTTCACAGGTCTCCTCATGTTCATCTCCCTATCTCGTCGAgattattttctttgattaaTGATGTTTCTGAGATCTGGAGTACTGACATTCACTTGTACCACAGGTAGGAAAGGGTCCTCGTCTATCAACATGGTATCTTTCTTGTTAGAACAtaaatgggggggggggggatttaggttctattggcaactttagcaatttaaaacgATTATGGTattacgcaagcggaagacttaaagcaatcaaatataagtgcagtaaataaaatgcgtaatgtaaataaagaaGTAAAAGGGAttagagatgtttatggaagttcgaagataaatcgtctacggcttcccttcttggttaagatcgattaaccaaggatccactagcacttcaacgtcttggccttgatgtatccaaggatagccgtacaactcaacacaatcatcgcgccgatacaactcaaacacttggccttaagggctccaaggatagccacaacactcgtaaaatacacttgtcttcacacacaagtgtttacaaaaaccgagcaaccaactcacgaatgaacttatacaaacaacccttgattttgaatatatatcgCACAACTATTTCTTCAACTCTTTATAGAGAGGATATTGCTTGCTAAGTAagatgagagtgaattggtgtGTTCAAATGACTTGgaatggcctctatttatagtttcaAGTTCggcatagatcggagcttccgttcccagcatcggagcttccgaaatttgaattctgcgAACACGTGGTTgtccaggatcggaacttccgatccaactttggagcttccgatcggcacATTAAATATGTTGTCGGGAAAAAGTCTttcggacaagattatcaggccgcCGTagtagatcggaacttccgatctatgaACGAAGCTTCTGAACTCCGCAGTCCGTAGCTTCCGTTCtacttccgaacaatataaaattcattggaaaaagatcggagcttccgaaccttgATCCGAGCTTTCGATCGTCCTTTAGCTTTCGAAGGTccttctgatcatgatcggtggttccgaactcaaatcggagcttccgaacttgtaGCAGTATAAGTCTTCAAAATTTTCCTATGATCTTGAGTATACCTTGTTTGCAATATGATCTTTGATAGATTGAGccttaattcatcttgaaaattttaactctgtaataagctcattgtaaacattagtaacgttttaacctagtttttttaatcatcaaaacatagataAAAGGGCCTTGTTaaagcattaaaaacattaatctcacaatcgagatttatatgcgtttaaggcgtaacatttCTTTTCAGGGAACTTCAATACTCTCTTGGTATTCTTGTCTTGGAAGATGTTCATGAAAGCACAAAAAGAATTGGTGGtatgattaaaataattatgatacTTACAGTACTCTTTCTCTTTCAACTCCTCTTTCTTTGGGATATGATGATCCGCTGGGAAAGTGACAAACTTCTACTTGACCAGGAATTCGAAAATCTCTTCTGTTTTTGACACATAGAATGTATACTTCATAGTATTCTGACCTTGTATCAGTGAAGAACCTGATTTCACTGGTTCCCCTGCCTTGCGTTTCAACAATGGGCAGACAAAGGACCCTGATTTACTAACTACTGCCAATGCAACATCCTCCGCATCCTGATAATAATAACCAACGGTAGTTTTCTTTCTACGAGATTCCTCCTGCAGGAGATCTTCATATTCAACCACCTTCGCGGCAATTTCATTGAAATCACGAAACTCGGTTCCTTGGAACTTCTTCCTCAACTCGAAGTCTAAACCTCTTTGAGCCAATTTCACAAATTCAGGTTCTGGAAGAAACACCTTACAATGGCTCTTTAACTTCTTGAACCGTTCGATGAAGAACCATGTTGTTTCACTGGATTTTTGAGTTAATCTGGAAAAATCAGCAATACTCGTCTCTGGTTCAGTTCGGTAGAACTGAGTGTTAAACAACTTCTCAAATTCATGCCAGTTAAAAATAGAATTACATGGAAGTTGAGTGTACCACGTAAAAGATGTTCCAGTAAGAATATTCGGGAACAACCTCATTTTTAAAACGGGAAATTTTCATAGTTATCCAACATGCCACATCGGATAGTGAACCGTTCTATGTGTTCTGTAGAAGATTGATCATCATCCCTTGAAAACAATGTAAAGTCAGGTACCTTGAAACCCTTAGGCTATGCTTGGTACGTGTGATGAGATTATTAATATAAAGATAAATCGTGGGATAAGTATATTTTTCaatataattatgaaatatatttaaaaaactttaatttgtttgtttgGTTTTTTGTGTATAGGATTAAAATTTAGACTACACAACTTTTACCAAAATTACCCTTGATCACTGTACAACATGTGAGATTTGAAATAAGCTAATATCTCTTcacttcttctccttcttcgaCATCCAGAGTCCACACACACTCCATTATCATCCTTGTTCATTTGTTTCAACCTATTATCCCCAAGGACGACCCCTGGAATCCAAAGACCCACCTCTAGAATTGGTGTAAAGCAATCTATCTTGACTCCGATGCTGCAATTCATTAGCTTTCTCCATGATAATCAAGATAAGAATTGAGCACCAGATCTTCTAACCAAACGCTCAGATCTCTCTTTTATTTTCGTCGAAATCGTTCCGGCTAATCGTAAGAGCTCCGATGGATCCACAAATCTCCAtgaaaatgtaaaaaaatttgGATTGCTAAACGAACGAGGAAACGTATACCGTAAAAAGGGAAGCCAAATTAGAGAaagattattaaaaaaatttcttactTCTCTTAAGAGCACCGATGGAGTATACAAGCTTCAGAAACCCAAGAAAAAGGCTGGAACGGAGTCCAGATGAGGGGAAATGGGAGAAATATGGGGAGTAGATACAGGTAGGAAGAATGCTAAATAGGTAATTTACGCATATAGTCCAAGCTATAGTTCATGATGGGGATTACAATACCAAGGCTCCCGCAAGTATTGTAATCAAAAAAATTGTCCATGAATAGTGTCTTTATCACGGGCCCGAAGTTTTCACCAAACAATATAATAAACGAGACAAACGCATGACAATCAGATAATCCTATCTCTATCCCTGCAACCAAATGTAGCCTTAGGATAAGGATTATTAATATCGATGATCTCTGGATAAGGCTTGTGGAACTCAGGCCTAACCATCGGCCTAATCCTAGGTCCATATAGATCATAAACCATTTCTCTAAATAACTCTTGATCCACAGGTGCGGGTCCAACCAATGAATTATGGTAAGTGTTTGCCCCCCGAGCATTCATCATGGGATAAGGGCGAACAAGTGGTTCCTCATACAATCCAAGCTGAATCCCTGGATTTGTGACTGCAAAACTTTGAACAACAGGTCCTTTTCCACTGGCTCTCTGATTTGGTGGAACTCTACCCCATAGACCATCTTCCTTTCTATGAGGAAAAGTATACCTTTCGCTTTGGTGAAAAAAACCAGAGTGCCCAGGGCAGCGAAAATCACCTGCCGGGGACCCTCCATTTGAACAACCACCTTGATTAGGTTTATGGCTTTCTTCATCAATTTTCTTTGGATTCACTGTCGGTTCCTGCGTTACAGTTATCTTAGGAACCGAATCTCCACCAGACCTAATTTTTCTCATCTCACCTCGCATAAAACCCATGGCCGATACCACCAGCCTATGAGCCTCTTCCAGAAGTTCCATGGTGATAGCAACCACCATATCCATATCTTCAAATTTTTTCGAAATCATGGAATAAAACTGCTCAGCAGGAACCAACAACATTTCTGGAACTCCGCTAGGTCTTTCGTCTTCATTAGTTTGGTGGGTTTTCTCAACATTTTCACCTTCTATGTGCATGACAATTTCTGAATCACCAACTTGTGAAACATAACCTCCAGCACCATCTCCTTGTGATGACTTTCCGTCACCTTTCTCTTGGTCCCTACGGGTCTTCGGCGCCATAAATGTCCCACCGGACGTGCCAAAATAATGTTTGCACACAAAAATTGGCTCAAGCGGGTTGATTGCAGGCGTGATAGGCACGTGAGTGCCAAATGAGaatgtaaataaaaataaaaatctaacttctaaAAATCAAGCGAATGATGAGTCTCAGTTTTTTCGTCGGTCCCAAGTTCACCAGTAAAACGCCAAAgaactaaaataaaagagaagatGAATTATTAATAGCAACATGATATCGATTCTTTTCCACTGAAAATTCCAAATGACAAATGTTTGCCATAATATTCACAAATAAAGTGTTGTAACAGTTCGAGGAACCCAACAAAATAGACTGAATATGTACgataatatttttggataacTGCTAAAACATGAAGCTGATAAAATGTAGAAATATTGCTgaaaagaacaaagcttttggAGCTGTGTTTGTTGATGATTTGTCTGTGTTTCTTCCATGTTCTGCTGATTACTTTTGTTCCCAATTTTCTCCATAACCTCTAACTCCACTATCCTCATAATGGGCCACGTTCATCACTTTCAATTTCTCAGATTGGCCTTGACTTGGTCTTGATTTTGAATGTAAccccaaatttcaaattttgccGCTAGATTTTTAACTCTTGGGCTTTATTTCAAATGGGCCGAAATGATTGAGCTGCATGATTTTCAGGAACTGGGCCAAGGAACTCGAAtttactaaaatattttattttatgggctaacattttttaaaaagaaaagaaaagaaaaggttgTCCTCGAAAGAAACGCAtttcacatgagtcagaggtcCATTGGCTCATGTGAGGGTTAAATCGAGGGACGTGCACGAGTGGCAGAGACCTGAGGAAGGGAGCAACATGAccaacccccagagcatacccacaatatttcagcagaaaatatgctccacacgaagATCAAACCCGCAACGTTAAGAAATTTcttcccacgtcacctcaggccttaTCAACTCGTCTATGCCCCCGTAGTCGCGATAATCTTTACTTCTTTGCTATAACCGCTTCAcctttagaaaaaaaaattcggtaatTTAAGTGTTTAGACAAAATTTCCCTtctttcaaaaatataattacatGCATTGCTAACTAAAAAAATAGTAAGAACATTTAATACACAAAGAATCTCCAtattcacttatttttagagattacaaacactaccttaatatCAAACACTCACGTTCATACCACAAACCCACTAACTAAATTCCATTTTTTTTATAGCTCACAATATTTGTTTCTTCAACATtttgaatcatctaatctcattttcaaaataaattttatcgcAAAAAAATGATTGTCTAAAAAATTTTcaccaaattaaaattttaaaaataatatatttcaattaaaaataaaattttatatacacACAACGCGTGTGCTTcgtgagtaattttatttatgtGTATATGTTAATTAGTAgtaaaaaatatgatattttaattttaaattaaatttagtatatcaaattcaaaaattattttattcttaTGTTGGATCTTGAGATAAGAAAATTGTTGTATATAAAAAATAGAAACTAGACGATTATGATTTACTATCAATAAATGTTGCATTTTTAGGCGAATAGAGTCTTTCAAAAATAATTGAAAACGAGTTCAATGCTGCATTTTTAGGCGAttagcttctttcaaaataattGAGGATGTTTTCTTTATTGAAGTACCTTAAGACAATTTGAGATCTTTTAAACATTTAAATGTTCAATAAAGATGTCAATTGTTGCTATAACACAAAATATTTAAGAGCGACAAAATTACAATTTGTCGTAAGAATTTTTTGAATAGTTGCAACTCTATTGTAAGGTGGTAGGCAACATGTTCACGTCTCCAAATACCACTTAGAGTAACAACATCAATGTTatgcaaaattttaaaacagACGGATCTCATAGATTACGTTAGTTAGACTTGAAACCGTAGTAGTAGTTCGGAATAAGCTTTCAACAGCCAATCTCTATGCTTTTTGGTAAAAATTTTCAAGATATAATGGAAAATCAATTACTACTAGCAGCCAAAACACACACAATATGTGTAAtgaaatgaataaataatatattatttgtgtaataatttttattttaaatattttgttcaTTTATCTCATCCTAATAAAATGAGTTaaacatataaaatttataaatatgaaAGGTTATAAATATgaacatatatcatatattattattattattattattattattattattattattattattattatataataataaaatagacTGATCCCTAGCTCTTTCCAGTTCTACAAATTCATTTTTCAACTCATTTTCCATTGTCCAATAACGTATTAAATATAAATCACGAAGCAAAATACACATGTTTTACCTTCGCCTACTTAAACCCTTGAAATCATCAAATTGAAAATCATCCATCAGGAATAAAATGTTATAAGGATAGTATTCAGAATTCTGAACACAATAACACTAATAGCAACAACAGCAATAAGAAGTCGAGGTAAGAgaatctctctatccgcaagacgaaatttcTCATTAACAATGCTTAAACGTTGGCGGCAAtagtctctaagatacaacaaATTTACAATTGAGATATAGCAGCACAACAAATATCTCGATCTTCGTCGAATGAAAATATGTGTCAACTTGAATTTTGTGTGAGAGAGGGAAGAATTTGCAGAGAGATCTGAAGTATCACGTTATCAGATGTTACCGATTAGTTTCTCTACGTTATAACAAtactatatatctatatatatactatGACTTCAAATAACACGTTTTAAGGCCTAAGGATgaaatccatgacagaaaaagccAAAAAGAGTCGTGACTTTTCGAACTGCAAGccgcgcgctcgagcggtaaaatTTAACCGCTCGGGCGCCCAAATTTTGCCAAAATTTCTGTCCCTCTTATTTGACGATGCGCCCAAGCGGTAATATTTGACCGCTCGGGCGGCCGACTTTTGGCCAAACTTCTGTTTTGCAGACGAGGTGCTGCGCGCGGGCGGTAATattttaccgctcgggcgcacacaaaaacaatattattttttaattaaattttatccaaaaagaatAATAGGATCATAAACCTCGCCTAGCCGCGCTGGCCGGCCGCGCGCGCATGTTTATTGTATCGATTAGCTTCTtacccctttacaaaacatcggtgccctaagggcccaatcccataatccaaagttggattatataaggtgagaaatatattggagttgttccaatgtggAAAAACtttccctccaatttatttcaccaaattcaatTTTTTCAACAGTTGGGACAAGCCTTTGGGACAAGCTTTGGGACAAGCATTTCAAGCTCATTTCAAGCCATTTATTCCAacaattcattcaatattttttccaacaatcccccacatgaatgaatttcACATATATTAGCATTCTCACTTGAAAGACTTTTTGAGTTATTGGTAAATCAGGATAGGTAGCTTGTGACTTTGAACCTACCTTAGTAAAATATGATCGCATTTACTAGTTGCAAAGTGacgcgatgtcttgaactagtcaacCTTTTATGTAAACAAAGTCAATAGTATTTACATAACAATAATCTtaacatattttgttctcacgtTGTCTCCATTTCGGCCCTGGACCATATCTTAGATACATAAGTGTTACAAAAAGTGGccaatactttgcacttatataggtgatctcctatCAAGAGTATCCTGCGTTACTCTACTTTATAGGTATAAGAATCaataaaagaaaacttaacaTCACCACATGTTGCAGGTATGTTCTACTTGGATGTTCTAGGAATGAGCTAGGAAAGATTCCAAGTACtatagtgaccctacccggatccactacctaatcaaagttTAAATAGCGCATGCATTAACAttaaaagcgtaaagagcgaaatatttaaaatacaacaaatccaatcggtagaatacaaccgacaaaaatagtgtataaatactcttataaaacaaaatcaaaaatctTAGGGTTACAAGCCCTACCACTAAGCTCTCGCTGCAACAGGtaacaacctcaaccctgctgcaaATCACctgaaccgtccagcctcaaacctggcTCACCACAAGGAATCCCAAAAAGAAACCAACACAAGGGcatgagcgacaacgctcaatacgaaagaatTGATATATATAGACTAATATGCAGCAAGAAAATGACTTAAAATACTTGTTAAAACAGCATActcagggcgccatgaatatacagtaccgtgctaagagagcgactccgtggggtactcgtatattcccctatCCACTATAGTGTCTACTCCACCGTCATGGTTGCTCCTacactagtagaaaaatcgcATTTCACTTCGGCatattttacttcggcaattacTAAAAACGAAGTAATATGTAATAAACAACTTCGGTAATAACACAAGTGCAGTAAAAAAACACATTTTACTTTGGTATTTAAAAAAACACGGGCTTCTCTGATGTTTTGAGAACATATTACTTCGGCATATGTTAttttgccgaagtaaaaagtgaaaaactaaaattaatttttaatgtaAGCGGTGAATTAATTCCTTCAGCTTTCTATCTTTCTTCCATTATTGGAGTAGATTCAAATCATAAAAAACCCAATGTAAGCGGAATCATTTGCTTTGGAAATTTATTGTGTGGTTTTTTTTGCAGATCTTCAATACCTTGTCAGACGTGTCTCTGCTACAGATAACTGACCTTCATGTGAGACTTCTgcctttttttct comes from Henckelia pumila isolate YLH828 chromosome 4, ASM3356847v2, whole genome shotgun sequence and encodes:
- the LOC140862880 gene encoding uncharacterized protein — its product is MRLFPNILTGTSFTWYTQLPCNSIFNWHEFEKLFNTQFYRTEPETSIADFSRLTQKSSETTWFFIERFKKLKSHCKVFLPEPEFVKLAQRGLDFELRKKFQGTEFRDFNEIAAKVVEYEDLLQEESRRKKTTVGYYYQDAEDVALAVVSKSGSFVCPLLKRKAGEPVKSGSSLIQGQNTMKYTFYVSKTEEIFEFLVK